CCGTCTCCTTGACATGGTCATTACCTCCCACAAACCGATGTAcgttttcaaaaaaactaatttgaTCATGTGCATCATACTGGGAGCATATCTTGTTTACTCCCAAATGCAGCATGGCCAGGATGTCGCAGTCATTGTCGCTAACCACATCACCCGGTTGGAGTCTGCGGGTTGACAGCCAGCGGATTATCTGCTGCTTGAAGTATTTTAGCAACTGCTTGCCTGTGTGGTTACTCTCGTCCAGGCCGCTCAGCTCCAACACTGGAGGAAACTTGTTCCGGCAGCTGCCGACCCCTTCTATTTTCCCACAGTAACCTTTGACGCGGCTTCACGTGCTGCAGTAGAGCGGTTTCTGAACACTCGTGGTGTAATttcatcctgcagatcttgcacacggcTGTGGTTTTGTCTCTCAGCACTGTGGAGAAAATCTAGAGCCATCCATGTTCTATCAGATGACGAGGCATGGATCTTTTCTTTCCTACTCTTCTGTTAACCAAACCCGTGACTTTACATTTATAGGTCTAATAATAAAATGTCTTGTACACGTGATAAAACGGTAACAGAATGTTATTTACAGACAAAGGTGCAATTAAACCAAtcccccttctacaaacacagtgcacattggtattgacaatttacaatggtaatGATGCATTCATtgcattaaaatgcttttactgtaatTGTTCAAAATCTTGAAGTAATACAAAGTCTTACTGAAATGCCCAATTACAAACGGTAGATAAGTTGAATAAACAGATTTTTAGGAAAAAGGGATTCTTGTATTGTAACAAATGTATGCTATTGATGCTGACATTAGGCTTATGAACTGTATCAATtactgtcacggaaggtgtacagcaaacaagaagacacaaaaggaagatctgactgactggatccaaaactaaggaacaaaagggatagccctgcaacagacctgactctctccctatctgctcagcctatgcaaaattctcaatggtagaagatcgcatatcctcgtacctcgactgtataacacctgaacaccctataatagtgaggggacacgaccaccggctccctacacttgatacggagggagtcagggtcacctgagatccagcaaaatacaaatgtatgaacaaaacttatctgtataaGACTCAGTagaagcatccagcatgcatacactccaggaagttgtataaaccgcaaagtgatgcagtatgggaagggatttaaagggatgcaatcagtgcaactacatgacagctgagagaggctaacgagatgagaaaatgaaagcaaaacaaaaggaacctcaaggaggaggttctgaaggacgtctgtcagagcttctcagatgtctggtggtgacagtacccctccttctacgagtggactccggacactcggaGCCCACCtcgtcaggatgggacctatggaaagccctgatgagacgagtggccttaatgtccgtcactgggacccacatcctctcctcaggaccataaccctcccaatgaacgaggtactggagagaaccgcggacaacacgagaatccacaatcctagagacctgaaattcaagattaccatcaaccacaatcggaggaggaggcaaagacgagggtacaatgggttggacataaggttttaatatggacttatgaaaaacattatggatcttccaagtctgaggaagatcaagacggtaggcaacaggattgatgacggacaagattttgtaaggcccaataaacttaggacccaacttccaggagggaaccttcaatttgatattcttagtagacaaccacaccagatcaccaacattcagatccggaccaggcacacgtctcttatccgccacacgcttatatctctcactcatgctctttagattatcctgaatcttttgccaaatcgatgacaaagacgaggagaatctgtcctcatcaggtaaaccagaagacccttctccagagaatgtcccaaactgcggatgaaacccatatgcaccaaaaaatggtgacttatcagaggactcctgacgacggttatttaaagcaaactcagcaagggataaaaaagaacaccaatcctcctgattctccgccacaaaacagcgcagatatgtctccagattctgatttgacgcgctctgtctgaccattcgactgcgggtggaaagcagaagagaatgacaaccgaacccccaagcgagaacagaaagccttccagaatctggaaacaatgtctgaaggaataccatgcaatttgacaatgtgataaataaatgcctgcgccagcgtcttagcattgggcaagccaggaaaaggaatgaaatgcaccattttgctaaaacgatccaccaccaccagaatcacagtcttccccaaggaacgaggcaggttcgtaatgaagtccatggacagatgtgtccaaggacgggaaggaatgggtaacggaaggagaggacctgatggccgtgaatgagggactttggcacgagcgcaggtctcgcaggctgccacaaaaccctcaaccgacttacgaagcgccggccaccagaatctccgagcgatgagatccactgtggctcttgcccccgggtgcccaccaaggacagtatcgtggtgctccttaaaaaccttgtgtcttaaagcgagaggcacaaacaacctcccaggaggacaaagatcaggagcctttgactgggctacctgaacctctgcctccaattcaggataaagagcagagaccaccacaccttcagccaaaatgggacccgggtcttcaaaattcccacctcccggaaaacaacgtgacagggcatccgccttcacattcttaaccccagggcggaaggtgacaacaaaattaaaccttgaaaagaacaaagaccatctggcctgtctctggttcagacgcttggctgactccaagtaggccagattcttatggtcagtaaacacggtaatagggtgtctggctccctctagccaatggcgccattcctcaaaagctaacttgatggccaacaactccctatctcccacatcgtaatttctctctgcggaggagagtttcttcgagaaaaaggcacacggtcgccatttggcagtagagggaccctgagacaagaccgcacccacacccacctcagaagcatcaacctcaactatgaagggtagagagatatcaggttgtaccaagatgggagcggaagcaaaactctccttaatattagaaaaggccttacgcgcctctaccgaccaggaggaaaaatctaccccctttctagtcatatcagtgagtggtttaacaacagaggaataattcaaaataaacttcctgtaataattggcaaaacccagaaaacgcatcagcgccttctgattctcaggaagctcccactcaagcacagcgcggaccttctcggggtccatgcaaaaaccagaagcggagagaagaaaccccagaaattgagtttctggaaccgcaaacacacatttttccagtttagcgtacaatgtattctcccgcaggatgagaaaGAccagacgtaaatgttccttattagttttgaaatcaggagaaaaaatcaaaatgtcatctagatacactaatacaaatttccccattaaatgataaaaaatgctgttcacaaaatgttggaagacggccggagcattcatcaaaccaaaaggcataaccaaattctcaaaatggccctcaggggtattgaaagccgtcttccattcgtcttcttctctgaccctgaccaggttgtatgcccctcttagatccaatttggaaaagactttagccccaacaacctggttaaacaggtccgggatcagaggaagcggataagggtcacgaatagtgatactgttcagctccctgaaatccagacaaggtcttaaagaaccatcttttttcttaacaaagaaaaaaccagcggcaacaggtgacttcgagggtcgtatgtgtccttttctcagactctcagagatataagtacgcatagcgaccctctcaggttgggagagattgtataaacgagatttaggcagcttggcgcctgggatgagattaatggggcaatcgtactccctgtgcgggggcgaatcctgaactccactctcagagaagacatccaaaaattcagagaggaaaggtggtacaatcttagtagaaacctcagaaacagatgttatgaggcaattctctctgcaaaagtcactccaaccatttatttgcctcgcttgccaatcaatggaggggttatgtttagtgagccagggtagccccaacactagaggagtaggcaacccgcttaagacgaaacatgacacatcctcaacatgagcatcactcacaattaaacggatattgtgaactatgccctttaacgatttctgagaaagtggaacggaatcaatagcaaaaacaggaatatcctttcccaaagtgcatacctggaaaccatgagttattgcaaattgattatcaatgaggttgacagctgctccactatccacaaaaatctcacaaaaaatgctcttgctctctagcgccaccctagcaggcaggacaaaacgggaactacaagcaaacggaaaaccttcaatttcagcatcaaccttgccaatagtaacagatggaaggtttttagaggatttttttctttttgtttctttattactcccagaaaactgcctgaatctcctagagggacaaacatttgccagatgatttatacctccacaacaaaaacaaaccctcccctgcgggctgaatcttctattgtcagaggcaatcaaccccagctgcatggactcctgctcagaaggggctgagagcgactgagacccctgtgtactgaatgagaccgccgcactgtccttggactgagtatgacaggaaggagagatctctcctctctctctaagacacctgtcaatacgaacaattCATCACCGATGCTCGCCCattcgcagtgccggtatagtgttcattccctgtgctggcatcagcctcagggaaagaactgcgcatgagcgagctcacggcaatctatcggtgatgaaaggaggagattcggaggacataggcggtgctgggctctttcacaggcgggcgtggctgggcaccaggaaggttcgtacagccccttgggcacctacaagactaatttacatatctctaaaatccttttttaaagaaaataaaagcacacagccctataggacaggtatattgcggacatgctagcgacgagctagccgtgcatgtccgcatctctatagccaaaaacttggtgacagaatccctttaagatcacTGAGGTCCTCCTCTCTATCCTGTAGAATTAAGCTCTAATGGTTGGCTGGGTCCTTCTTCTACTGTGGAGTGTCAGTGGGCTCTTTGCCCATTTGTACAGTGCTACAGAGCAGGTTTACACACACTTACTGTCTGTAGCCCAAGCCCAGGGCGATCTCTGTGGCCTGCTGGCCCCGCTTGCCCATCTGGCAGTGAAACACCAGGTTGTTGTCGGGCTGCGGCTTCTCTACAAGGTATTTCTGTTTGAAGGCTTCCGGATCCATCTTCAGCGCATCTTCTAGATCTGTGACTGGAAGAACCGAGAAGAGAAAATCCTGTGTGATATAGCGGCACTGGGCATTGGATATGTATACATGCCCAACCCCATAATTAGGTGGGTCACTTtttatcaggactgtataaaggaCAGAATGGTGAAGGATGAGCAATGGACAGGAGGATGTGCTCCACCTTTCATACCTGGAATATTTACAGAGCTGGGGATCTTCCCGGCATTCACTTCTTTTGGCGACCTCACGTCAAAGATCTGAAAGTTTCCAGAGCTGATCAGCTTCTTCAGCTCGTCATATGAGATGACTGCATCTGCCAACAGGGTAATGCAAGGTCCATGTAAGAGGGGCACCATGCACCCTAATAACCACCCAGCACCTGTGCTACACCACCTATTATGAGATGGCATGTCTCCTGTCCTGTGGGTGATGCGAGGGCATGTAACCTGTCTACTGGATGATGGGATGACATGCCATGTGTCTGGTAGATAATGAGAGGTCATGGGGGGTGGGGTGGGCATCTTGCATATCTGATGGATGATGGGAGGGCATGTTGGGAGTCTATACTTATCATCCGACTCACACCCACACTGTGTTGTCCATCTTCTACACCCTCTGTACCCCGGCCTCTCGCCTGCACTCACGGTGttgtcctccttctcccctgtacaCTGACCTCTCACCTTCACTCATGGTGttgtcctccttctcccctgtaccCCGGCCTCTCACCTTCACTCATGGTGttgtcctccttctcccctggacCCCGGCCTCTCGCCTGCACTCACGGTGttgtcctccttctcccctgtaccCCGGCCTCTCGCCTGCACTCATGGTGttgtcctccttctcccctggacCCTGACTTCTCACCTTCACTTATGGTGgtgtcctccttctcccctgtaccACGGCCTCTCGCCTGCACTCACGGTGttgtcctccttctcccctggacCCCGGCCTCTCATCTGCACTCACGGTGttgtcctccttctcccctgtaccACGGCCTCTCGCCTGCACTCACGGTGttgtcctccttctcccctggacCCCGGCCTCTCATCTGCACTCACGGTGttgtcctccttctcccctgtaccACGGCCTCTCGCCTGCACTCACGGTGttgtcctccttctcccctgtaccCTGTACTCTTGCCTCTCGTCTGCCCTCATGGTGttgtcctccttctcccctgtaccCTGACCTCTCACCTTCACTCATGGTGttgtcctccttctcccctggacTGCGGCCTCTCGCCTGCACTCATGGTGttgtcctccttctcccctggacCCTAGCCTCTCGCCTGCACTCATGGTGttgtcctccttctcccctggacCCCGGCCTCTCGCCTTCACTCACCGTGTtgtcttccttctcccctgtaccCTGTACTCTTGCCTCTCGTCTGCCCTCATGGTGttgtcctccttctcccctgtaccCTGACCTCTCACCTTCACTCATGGTGttgtcctccttctcccctggacCCCGGCCTCTCGCCTGCACTCATGGTGttgtcctccttctcccctggacCCTAGCCTCTCGCCTGCACTCACGGTGttgtcctccttctcccctgtaccACGGCCTCTCGCCTGCACTCATGGTGttgtcctccttctcccctggacCCCGGCCTCTCGCCTGCACTCACGGTGttgtcctccttctcccctggacCCTAGCCTCTCACCTGCACTCATGGTGTTGTCCTCCTTCTCCCTGGACCCCGGCCTCTCACCTGCACTCATGGTGttgtcctccttctcccctggacCCTAGCCTCTCGCCTGCACTCACGGTGttgtcctccttctcccctgtaccACGGCCTCTCGCCTGCACTCATGGTGttgtcctccttctcccctggacCCTAGCCTCTCGCCTGCACTCACGGTGttgtcctccttctcccctggacCCCGGCCTCTCGCCTGCACTCATGGTGttgtcctccttctcccctggacCCCGGCCTCTCGCCTGCACTCACGGTGttgtcctccttctcccctggacCCTAGCCTCTCACCTGCACTCATGGTGttgtcctccttctcccctggacCCCGGCCTCTCACCTGCACTCATGGTGttgtcctccttctcccctggacCCTAGCCTCTCGCCTGCACTCACGGTGttgtcctccttctcccctgtaccACGGCCTCTCGCCTGCACTCATGGTGttgtcctccttctcccctggacCCCGGCCTCTCGCCTGCACTCACGGTGttgtcctccttctcccctggacCCTAGCCTCTCCTGCACTCATGGTGTTGTCCTCCTTTCCCCTGGACCCCGGCCTCTCACCTGCACTCATGGTGTTGTCCTCCTTCTCCCTGGACCCTAGCCTCTCGCCTGCACTCACGGTGTTGTCCTCCTTCTCCCTGTACCACGGCCTCTCGCCTGCACTCATGGTGTTGTCCTCCTTCTCCCTGGACCCGGCCTCTCGCCTGCACTCACGGTGttgtcctccttctcccctggacCCTAGCCTCTCACCTGCACTCATGGTGttgtcctccttctcccctggacCCCGGCCTCTCGCCTGCACTCATGGTGTTGTCCTCCTTCTCCCTGTACCCTAGCCTCTCACCTTCACTCATGGTGttgtcctccttctcccctggacCTGCGGCCTCTCGCCTGCACTCATGGTGTTGTCCTCCTTCTCCCTGGACCCTAGCCTCTCGCCTGCACTCATGGTGttgtcctccttctcccctggacCCCGGCCTCTCGCCTTCACTCACCGTGTtgtcttccttctcccctgtaccCTGTACTCTTGCCTCTCGTCTGCCCTCATGGTGttgtcctccttctcccctgtaccCTGACCTCTCACCTTCACTCATGGTGttgtcctccttctcccctggacCCCGGCCTCTCGCCTGCACTCATGGTGttgtcctccttctcccctggacCCTGGCCTCTCGCCTGCACTCACGGTGTTgtccctccttctcccctgtaccACGGCCTCTCGCCTGCACTCATGGTGTTGTCCTCCTTCTCCCTGGACCCCCGGCATCTCGCCTGCACTCACGGTGTTGTCCTCTTCTCCCTGGACCCTAGCCTCTCACCTGCACTCATGGTGttgtcctccttctcccctggacCCCGGCCTCTCACCTGCACTCATGGTGttgtcctccttctcccctggacCCTAGCCTCTCGCCTGCACTCACGGTGttgtcctccttctcccctgtaccACGGCCTCTCGCCTGCACTCATGGTGttgtcctccttctcccctggacCCCGGCCTCTCGCCTGCACTCACGGTGttgtcctccttctcccctgtaccACGGCCTCTCGCCTGCACTCATGGTGttgtcctccttctcccctggacCCCGGCCTCTCGCCTGCACTCACGGTGttgtcctccttctcccctggacCCTAGCCTCTCACCTGCACTCATGGTGttgtcctccttctcccctggacCCCGGCCTCTCACCTGCACTCATGGTGttgtcctccttctcccctggacCCTAGCCTCTCGCCTGCACTCACGGTGttgtcctccttctcccctgtaccACGGCCTCTCGCCTGCACTCATGGTGttgtcctccttctcccctggacCCCGGCCTCTCGCCTGCACTCACGGTGttgtcctccttctcccctggacCCTAGCCTCTCACCTGCACTCATGGTGttgtcctccttctcccctggacCCCGGCCTCTCGCCTGCACTCACCGTGttgtcctccttctcccctgtaccCTGTACTCTTGCCTTTCGTCTGCCCTCATGGTGttgtcctccttctcccctgtaccCCGGCCTCTCGCCTGCACTCATGGTGttgtcctccttctcccctggacCCTAGCCTCTCGCCTGCACTCATGGTGttgtcctccttctcccctggacCCTAGCCTCTCGCCTGCACTCATGGTGttgtcctccttctcccctggacCCTAGCCTCTCGCCTGCACTCATGGTGttgtcctccttctcccctggacCCCGGCCTCTCGCCTGCACTCACGGTGttgtcctccttctcccctgtaccCTGGCCTCTCACCTTCACTCATGGTGttgtcctccttctcccctggacCCCGGCCTCTCACCTGCACTCATGGTGTTGTTCGGGTTCTTGGAGTCCCAGTTGAGGTAGACGTTTCCTGAGTAACATTGCAGTTTGCTTCCTCCCTTTATATAACCCTCTCCTTCAGCCCCTCCCCAAGAGTCATGTGACAGGGCGTGGCTCCTTCTGGTTCTGTGCTCATTATACAAGTTCCAGTGGAAGCCTGCAGGAAAGATCCCACAGCACAGTCCCCTCATCTTCAGTCTGTATCCCAGTTCTCCTCCTGCCCGGAGGCTATGTTTGGGAATAATTGGCGATGCAGTAATGTGAATTGCGGAGCCTTGTTCAGGAATTGCTCCTATGGTATTTGCCGCAGGAGTGAGCAATGATCTTGTGGTATCAGTGTTTTTGTACTGTGGCACTGTACCTGTATGTGTACTATTGAAGGAGCTGCTGCTCCCTGTTCCTGCTGTCACACTGATGTCCAGTAGGGGTAACCTGTGCTGGGCGGGACACTATCTGTAAAGTGCCGCTGGATTGTCCACAGTCCCTCACACTGATGTCCAGTAGGGGTAACCTGTGCTGGCCGGGACACTATCTGTAAAGTGCTGCTGGATTGTCCACAGTCCCTCACACTGATGTCCAGTAGAGGTAACCTGTGCTGGCCGGGACACTATCTGTAAAGTGCCGCTGGATTGTCCACAGTCCCTCACACTGATGTCCAGTAGGGGTAACCTGTGCTGGCTGGGACACTATCTGTAAAGTGCCGCTGGATTGTCCACAGTCCCTCACACTGATGTCCAGTAGGGGTAACCTGTGCTGGCCGGGACACTATCTGTAAAGTGCTGCTGGATTGTCCACAGTCCCTCACACTGATGTCCAGTAGAGGTAACCTGTGCTGGCCGGGACACTATCTGTAAAGTGCTGCTGGATTGTCCACAGTCCCTCACACTGATGTCCAGTAGAGGTAACCTGTGCTGGCCGGGACACTATCTGTAAAGTGCCTGCTGGATTGTCCACAGTCCCTCACACTGATGTCCAGTAGAGGTAACCTGTGCTGGCCGGGACACTATCTGTAAAGTGCTGCTGGATTGTCCACAGTCCCTCACACTGATGTCCAGTAGGGGTAACCTGTGCTGGCCGGGACACTATCTGTAAAGTGCCGCTGGATTGTCCACAGTCCCTCACACTGATGTCCAGTAGGGGTAACCTGTGCTGGCCGGGACACTATCTGTAAAGTGCCGCTGGATTGTCCACAGTCCCTCACACTGATGTCCAGTAGGGGTAACCTGTGCTGGCCGGGACAC
The sequence above is drawn from the Bufo bufo chromosome 11, aBufBuf1.1, whole genome shotgun sequence genome and encodes:
- the TSTD1 gene encoding thiosulfate:glutathione sulfurtransferase isoform X9 translates to MSAVTDLEDALKMDPEAFKQKYLVEKPQPDNNLVFHCQMGKRGQQATEIALGLGYRHARNYLGAYKEWSEKEGK
- the TSTD1 gene encoding thiosulfate:glutathione sulfurtransferase isoform X4 — translated: MSADAVISYDELKKLISSGNFQIFDVRSPKEVNAGKIPSSVNIPVTDLEDALKMDPEAFKQKYLVEKPQPDNNLVFHCQMGKRGQQATEIALGLGYRHARNYLGAYKEWSEKEGK
- the TSTD1 gene encoding thiosulfate:glutathione sulfurtransferase isoform X8; its protein translation is MSEVTDLEDALKMDPEAFKQKYLVEKPQPDNNLVFHCQMGKRGQQATEIALGLGYRHARNYLGAYKEWSEKEGK
- the TSTD1 gene encoding thiosulfate:glutathione sulfurtransferase isoform X5, producing the protein MSEDAVISYDELKKLISSGNFQIFDVRSPKEVNAGKIPSSVNIPVTDLEDALKMDPEAFKQKYLVEKPQPDNNLVFHCQMGKRGQQATEIALGLGYRHARNYLGAYKEWSEKEGK
- the TSTD1 gene encoding thiosulfate:glutathione sulfurtransferase isoform X1; this translates as MRGRGPGEKEDNTVSADAVISYDELKKLISSGNFQIFDVRSPKEVNAGKIPSSVNIPVTDLEDALKMDPEAFKQKYLVEKPQPDNNLVFHCQMGKRGQQATEIALGLGYRHARNYLGAYKEWSEKEGK
- the TSTD1 gene encoding thiosulfate:glutathione sulfurtransferase isoform X3, coding for MSAGERPGSRGEGGQHHAVISYDELKKLISSGNFQIFDVRSPKEVNAGKIPSSVNIPVTDLEDALKMDPEAFKQKYLVEKPQPDNNLVFHCQMGKRGQQATEIALGLGYRHARNYLGAYKEWSEKEGK
- the TSTD1 gene encoding thiosulfate:glutathione sulfurtransferase isoform X2, which gives rise to MSAGERPGSRGEGGQHHAVISYDELKKLISSGNFQIFDVRSPKEVNAGKIPSSVNIPVTDLEDALKMDPEAFKQKYLVEKPQPDNNLVFHCQMGKRGQQATEIALGLGYRHARNYLGAYKEWSEKEGK